A single region of the Thermotoga profunda AZM34c06 genome encodes:
- the wecB gene encoding non-hydrolyzing UDP-N-acetylglucosamine 2-epimerase, translating into MKLISLVGARPQFIKEAILHKEFSKVGIKEILVHSGQHYDFNMSDIFFQVLDIRKPDYYLNVGSGMHGEMTGKIMIEFEKIVLKEKPDIIIVYGDTNTTLAGAIVGAKLKIPVAHVEAGIRQKPKDMPEEINRVLTDHVSTLLFCPSVLAVENLKREGISEGVYFVGDVMYDLFLEMKPLFRYDIYKNLNLKENEFIVCTLHRDFNTDIPERLKNILLQLVEISKKLPVVFPIHPRTMKRIKEFGFEGLIDDIFVTEPIDYLNMMGLIEKSKCVITDSGGLQKEAYWSGKRSIVVMPDTGWRELVEVGWNILSEPGDLTEKFELLMKPTDYPENLYGDGQAGRKIVELIV; encoded by the coding sequence GTGAAGTTGATCTCTCTCGTTGGTGCACGTCCGCAATTTATCAAAGAAGCCATACTCCACAAAGAATTCTCAAAAGTTGGAATAAAAGAAATCCTTGTCCACTCAGGCCAGCATTACGATTTCAACATGTCAGATATATTTTTTCAAGTGCTTGACATTCGAAAGCCAGATTATTATCTCAATGTTGGTTCAGGAATGCATGGAGAGATGACTGGAAAGATAATGATTGAATTTGAAAAGATCGTTTTGAAAGAAAAGCCAGACATAATAATTGTCTACGGAGACACGAACACAACACTTGCAGGTGCAATAGTTGGGGCAAAACTAAAGATACCAGTAGCGCATGTTGAAGCAGGAATAAGGCAAAAGCCGAAAGATATGCCTGAAGAGATAAACAGAGTGCTGACTGATCATGTTTCAACTTTACTTTTTTGTCCAAGTGTGTTGGCTGTAGAGAACTTGAAAAGAGAAGGGATAAGTGAAGGAGTATATTTTGTGGGTGATGTGATGTACGATTTGTTTTTGGAAATGAAACCATTGTTTAGATACGATATATACAAAAACTTGAACTTAAAAGAAAATGAGTTTATCGTATGCACGTTGCACAGAGATTTCAACACAGATATACCAGAAAGACTAAAAAATATACTACTTCAATTGGTGGAGATATCCAAAAAACTTCCAGTAGTCTTTCCAATACATCCAAGGACGATGAAAAGGATAAAGGAGTTTGGTTTTGAAGGATTAATTGATGATATTTTTGTGACAGAACCAATAGATTATTTAAACATGATGGGTTTGATTGAAAAGAGTAAATGTGTAATAACAGACTCAGGGGGATTACAGAAAGAAGCATATTGGAGTGGTAAAAGATCTATTGTAGTCATGCCAGATACAGGTTGGAGAGAACTTGTTGAGGTAGGATGGAACATATTGAGTGAGCCAGGAGATTTGACAGAAAAGTTTGAATTACTTATGAAACCAACTGATTATCCAGAAAATCTTTATGGGGATGGACAAGCTGGAAGGAAAATTGTTGAATTGATTGTTTGA
- a CDS encoding DUF2922 domain-containing protein gives MKRLFLDFVNQQEGKRRRITIQSPKEDLTSQQVSQAMDALITLGAIPTGYVKDRAAIVETNSNEFFNLL, from the coding sequence ATGAAAAGACTGTTTCTTGATTTTGTAAACCAGCAAGAAGGTAAAAGAAGAAGGATAACCATCCAATCACCAAAAGAAGATCTAACAAGTCAACAAGTTTCTCAAGCAATGGATGCACTCATAACACTTGGAGCTATACCAACTGGTTATGTAAAAGATAGAGCAGCGATAGTAGAAACAAATTCCAATGAGTTCTTCAACCTACTCTGA
- a CDS encoding DUF1659 domain-containing protein: MKQLRIVYNTGELSQTGRPILRRNNIDVEDSVDPSKALQIAQVIGDLTNYTVQEVYLIVTTQVM; the protein is encoded by the coding sequence GTGAAACAACTCAGAATCGTTTACAACACAGGTGAACTGTCACAGACAGGCCGTCCTATCTTGCGCAGAAACAACATCGATGTAGAAGATTCTGTTGATCCTTCAAAGGCTTTGCAGATCGCTCAGGTTATAGGGGATCTTACAAACTACACCGTTCAAGAAGTTTATTTGATAGTCACCACACAAGTTATGTAA
- a CDS encoding TDP-N-acetylfucosamine:lipid II N-acetylfucosaminyltransferase, whose protein sequence is MKYVNSNKVESFRLLNPIEFKNLIDVLKKSDYIFIHGLFDIKIISLFNIFSRFARKASWVLWGGDLYNYWLNDKHGLKARFIEFLKRRLIKRLHSVICFLEEDYKFLKEKYKTNAVYKYAFYPNPVDFETIDQLMEDNHDNSVRKLLIGNSASETNNHFEAFKIIKELDIQDFQIICPLSYGDMEYAKKVERYGRELFGERFIALMDYLPPVEYAKILTSVDVAVFAHRRQQALGNILALLYAGKKVYVRSDISTWKFLGRLGIIVFDTIKLLSGEDRNLFEYDEKIGQKNRAIIKRELSEERCAQSWKSIFDEFQKNA, encoded by the coding sequence ATGAAATACGTTAATAGCAACAAAGTGGAAAGTTTCCGATTATTAAATCCCATAGAATTCAAAAATCTTATCGATGTTTTAAAAAAGTCAGACTATATTTTTATCCATGGTCTTTTTGATATCAAAATCATATCGCTTTTTAATATATTTTCACGTTTTGCAAGAAAAGCTTCTTGGGTCCTTTGGGGCGGCGATCTATATAATTACTGGTTGAATGATAAGCATGGTTTGAAAGCAAGGTTCATAGAATTTTTAAAGAGAAGGTTAATCAAACGATTACACAGTGTAATTTGTTTTCTAGAAGAAGACTATAAATTCTTGAAAGAAAAGTATAAAACAAATGCTGTTTATAAATACGCATTCTATCCAAATCCTGTGGATTTTGAGACTATTGATCAATTGATGGAGGATAACCATGATAATTCTGTTAGAAAGCTCTTGATCGGAAATTCTGCTTCAGAGACGAATAATCACTTTGAAGCTTTTAAAATTATCAAAGAATTAGACATTCAGGACTTTCAAATTATATGTCCACTTTCTTATGGTGATATGGAATATGCAAAAAAGGTCGAAAGATACGGTAGAGAACTCTTTGGAGAACGATTTATTGCTTTGATGGATTATCTTCCGCCTGTAGAGTATGCAAAGATACTCACCAGTGTTGACGTAGCAGTTTTCGCACACCGGAGGCAACAGGCGCTTGGGAACATCCTGGCGTTGCTTTATGCTGGTAAGAAAGTATATGTTAGAAGTGATATATCTACTTGGAAATTCTTGGGTAGACTCGGCATAATTGTATTTGATACAATCAAATTGTTGTCTGGTGAAGATAGAAACTTATTTGAGTATGACGAAAAAATAGGACAGAAAAACAGAGCAATTATTAAAAGAGAGCTTTCAGAAGAAAGATGCGCACAATCATGGAAAAGTATATTTGATGAATTTCAGAAAAATGCTTAA
- the rfbA gene encoding glucose-1-phosphate thymidylyltransferase RfbA has translation MKGIILSGGSGTRLYPLTIALSKQLLPVYDKPMIYYPLSILMLAGIRDILIISNPEFIELYKRLLGDGGHIGINIQYKIQEKPRGIAEAFILGEEFIGNDTVSLVLGDNVLFSQGLTSVLQKCVKLQNGAIIFAYPVRNPSDFGVVEFDKDGKVISLEEKPKNPRSNFAVPGVYFYDNQVVEIAKSVKPSARGELEITDVNREYLRMGKLRVEAFGRGFTWLDTGTPESLLEASNFVATIQRMQGFYVACIEEIAYRMGFITRTQLLELGEMMKNTEYGRYILEIARGEE, from the coding sequence GTGAAAGGCATAATTCTTTCTGGTGGTTCAGGTACAAGGTTGTATCCACTAACAATAGCTTTAAGTAAACAGCTCTTACCTGTGTATGACAAGCCGATGATATACTATCCACTTTCCATACTCATGCTTGCGGGGATCAGAGATATACTAATAATTTCAAATCCGGAATTCATAGAGCTTTACAAAAGATTGCTTGGTGATGGTGGGCATATTGGAATAAATATTCAATACAAAATTCAAGAAAAGCCAAGAGGGATAGCGGAGGCATTTATATTAGGTGAGGAGTTCATTGGAAATGATACGGTGTCGCTTGTCTTGGGTGATAATGTTCTTTTCAGTCAAGGTTTAACGTCCGTACTTCAAAAGTGTGTAAAACTTCAGAATGGAGCAATAATCTTCGCATACCCGGTTAGGAATCCATCCGATTTTGGTGTAGTTGAGTTTGATAAGGATGGAAAAGTCATTAGTTTGGAGGAAAAGCCGAAAAATCCACGTTCAAATTTTGCGGTGCCTGGAGTTTACTTTTACGATAACCAAGTTGTTGAGATAGCCAAATCAGTAAAACCATCAGCACGTGGAGAGTTAGAGATAACGGATGTGAATAGAGAGTATTTAAGAATGGGCAAACTTAGGGTAGAGGCCTTTGGAAGGGGCTTTACTTGGCTTGATACCGGGACTCCGGAAAGTTTGTTAGAAGCTTCAAACTTCGTTGCCACAATTCAGAGGATGCAAGGTTTTTATGTGGCTTGTATAGAGGAGATAGCTTACAGGATGGGATTTATAACAAGAACGCAGCTGTTAGAACTTGGGGAAATGATGAAGAATACAGAATATGGGAGGTATATTCTTGAAATAGCGAGGGGAGAAGAATGA
- a CDS encoding DegT/DnrJ/EryC1/StrS family aminotransferase, translated as MINVTRSMMPEFGEYVEKIKKLWDTRWLTNNGEYLVELEKSLEQRFEAKCVIVSNGTLALLIALELFDFPIGAEIITTPFTFVATASSIIWQRYRPVFVDIEPETFNIDPKKIEEKVSDRTTAILPVHVFGNPCNVEEIDGIARRNNLKVIYDAAHCFDVYYKGKSVYAFGDVSIASFHATKVFHTIEGGAIFTTNEQLAERAKMLRNFGFNKDLQIVDKGINAKMNEFQAAMGLLNLEIVDEEIRKRKERYEKYVELLRTENVNFQRLNSGITKYNYIYMPVLFENEQKRDLVYENLKENGVNTRKYFYPSLNRVFGDQNLPVSEDVSKRILHLPLYGDLEFEEIDRIVGTIRKVLKGV; from the coding sequence ATGATAAACGTTACTAGAAGTATGATGCCGGAATTTGGAGAGTATGTTGAGAAGATAAAAAAGCTTTGGGATACGCGATGGTTAACGAACAACGGTGAGTATTTGGTAGAACTTGAGAAGAGTTTGGAGCAACGTTTTGAAGCTAAGTGTGTTATTGTGTCGAATGGCACACTTGCACTGTTGATAGCGCTTGAGTTGTTTGATTTTCCAATAGGTGCGGAAATAATAACAACACCATTTACATTTGTTGCAACGGCAAGCTCAATAATATGGCAAAGGTACAGACCCGTGTTTGTTGACATTGAACCTGAGACGTTTAATATTGACCCGAAAAAAATAGAGGAAAAAGTAAGTGACAGGACAACAGCAATACTTCCGGTTCATGTGTTCGGGAATCCATGCAATGTTGAAGAAATAGACGGGATAGCACGGAGGAACAATCTGAAGGTAATTTATGATGCCGCACATTGCTTTGATGTGTATTACAAAGGTAAGTCCGTGTATGCTTTCGGCGATGTATCGATAGCCAGTTTCCATGCAACGAAAGTATTTCATACGATAGAAGGTGGGGCGATATTTACAACAAATGAACAACTAGCAGAGCGTGCAAAGATGTTAAGGAATTTTGGGTTCAACAAGGATTTGCAGATAGTGGATAAAGGCATAAATGCGAAGATGAACGAATTCCAAGCAGCGATGGGATTGTTGAATTTGGAAATCGTGGATGAAGAGATAAGAAAACGCAAGGAAAGATACGAAAAATACGTTGAACTGTTGAGAACAGAGAACGTCAACTTTCAAAGATTGAATTCCGGGATAACGAAATACAATTACATATACATGCCGGTGCTATTTGAGAATGAACAAAAACGTGACCTTGTGTACGAGAATTTGAAGGAGAACGGTGTAAACACAAGAAAATATTTTTATCCGTCGTTGAACAGGGTTTTCGGAGATCAGAACTTACCTGTATCGGAAGATGTCTCGAAAAGGATACTTCACCTTCCTTTGTATGGAGATTTAGAATTCGAGGAAATAGATAGAATAGTGGGGACGATAAGAAAAGTGTTGAAGGGGGTATAG
- a CDS encoding acyltransferase: protein MKTSFYTEEELKEIGFKSVGKNVLISRKASIYGAENIEIGDNVRIDDFGILSGRIKLGSFIHIAAGTFLFGGDAGIVMEDFSGLSSRVAVYTLNEDYGGEFLTNPTVPSKYRKVTHAPVLIKRHAIIGTGTTILPGVTIGEGASVGAMSLVTKDIPDWVIAVGIPAKPIKERKRNLLELEKELLRELNRGE from the coding sequence ATGAAGACATCATTTTATACAGAAGAAGAACTCAAAGAAATAGGTTTTAAATCAGTAGGCAAGAATGTTTTAATAAGCAGGAAAGCATCGATATATGGTGCCGAGAATATTGAAATAGGAGATAATGTGAGAATAGATGATTTTGGCATACTGTCCGGGAGGATAAAACTCGGTAGTTTTATACATATAGCGGCTGGGACATTCTTGTTCGGCGGAGACGCAGGAATAGTAATGGAGGATTTCTCTGGATTATCAAGCAGAGTAGCCGTATATACTCTTAATGAAGACTACGGTGGAGAGTTTTTGACAAATCCAACGGTACCGAGTAAATACAGGAAAGTTACACATGCACCTGTGTTGATAAAAAGACATGCAATTATTGGAACAGGAACAACAATACTGCCTGGTGTAACAATTGGAGAAGGGGCTTCTGTTGGTGCCATGAGCTTGGTAACGAAAGATATACCAGATTGGGTGATAGCGGTTGGTATTCCAGCAAAACCGATAAAGGAGAGAAAGCGAAATCTATTGGAACTTGAAAAGGAATTACTAAGAGAATTGAACAGAGGTGAGTAA
- the rfbB gene encoding dTDP-glucose 4,6-dehydratase has translation MTVLVTGCCGFIGSNFVYYYLERYKDRKIIGLDKLTYAGNLDNLSKLSDDQKERFVFIKSDINNTELVEHIFQTYDIDVVVNFAAESHVDRSIYTPRVFLETNVLGVQNLLDVARKYWKSEQGWKSGKRFVQISTDEVYGSLGPTGRFTESTPLSPRSPYSASKAAADMLVLAYYETYGMPVNVTRCSNNYGPYQFPEKLIPLMIISAKDHKPLPVYGDGKNVRDWIHVRDHCNAIDKVIQQGKVGEIYNIGAENERENIWIVKKIIELVREETGDEEINESLIRYVKDRPGHDRRYAIDSGKIRRELGWQPEIDFEEGLKDTVRWYLSNESWFEKILSGEYSNWYEKNYVVQKRV, from the coding sequence TTGACGGTCCTTGTTACTGGTTGCTGTGGTTTCATAGGGAGTAATTTTGTGTATTACTATCTTGAGAGATATAAAGATCGAAAGATTATAGGGCTTGATAAGTTAACGTATGCGGGGAATCTTGATAATCTTTCAAAACTTTCTGATGATCAAAAGGAGAGGTTTGTGTTCATAAAGAGTGATATAAATAATACCGAGTTAGTTGAACATATATTCCAAACGTACGATATAGATGTTGTTGTAAATTTTGCTGCTGAGAGTCATGTGGATAGGTCTATATATACGCCGAGGGTCTTTTTGGAAACCAACGTACTCGGTGTTCAAAATCTTTTAGATGTTGCAAGGAAGTATTGGAAAAGTGAACAGGGATGGAAGAGTGGTAAAAGGTTCGTCCAGATATCAACAGACGAGGTCTATGGCAGCTTGGGACCAACTGGCAGATTTACCGAGAGCACGCCACTTTCACCGAGAAGTCCGTACTCGGCAAGTAAAGCTGCAGCAGATATGTTGGTATTAGCGTACTATGAAACATATGGTATGCCTGTTAATGTCACCAGGTGTTCCAACAATTATGGACCGTACCAATTTCCAGAAAAATTGATACCGCTAATGATAATAAGTGCAAAGGACCACAAACCGCTGCCCGTATATGGAGATGGAAAGAACGTAAGGGATTGGATCCATGTAAGAGATCATTGCAATGCTATAGATAAAGTGATTCAGCAAGGTAAAGTAGGGGAAATATATAACATTGGTGCGGAAAATGAAAGGGAGAATATATGGATAGTCAAAAAAATAATAGAACTGGTAAGGGAAGAAACAGGTGATGAGGAGATAAACGAAAGCTTGATAAGATATGTGAAAGACAGACCAGGACACGACAGAAGATATGCAATAGATAGTGGCAAAATCAGAAGGGAACTTGGTTGGCAACCAGAAATAGATTTTGAGGAAGGGTTGAAGGATACGGTTAGGTGGTATTTGAGTAATGAATCTTGGTTTGAAAAGATACTTAGTGGTGAATATTCGAATTGGTACGAGAAAAATTACGTTGTCCAGAAGAGAGTTTAG
- a CDS encoding lipopolysaccharide biosynthesis protein translates to MKRAMSKERYLKSFVSFSVGTWANALLSFITTPVVTFLISPKEFGKASIYTLVYSILLIVVRLGTEQSYVRFFYEFSETDRKKLLWNCMWPGLWLLAMISIVLMFFSRNISKLIVGECDSKIILLLIFSLFTGLLQIYNMYSIRMKQMGWRYSFIQVLFNLFNFAGVLSFSLIFARNFYSIVVGQIVANIGAFAIGVAFETDYWKPVKWQMDILKKVVLYGIPFVPTSLLLWVFQSIDRLTLRAMTSFDEVGLYTAAFKVVSAMNLIQAGFTTFWVPVSYEQFQKDPDDKHLYKKMNEIISVLMFLFASVVVLGKDVIFLIVSRNYRPSAYIAPFLVLGPVMYSISETTVLGINFMKKTYWHFVISVFTSTTNVLGNILLVPLLGAKGAAISTGLSYVLFFTLRTKISTKLYPVDYELGKIYASTVLLVFQCYFATMNRNLLLNVVVGLLTVCGIGLVYRKVLLRESKEAIVMLKRFVNERRRGV, encoded by the coding sequence GTGAAAAGGGCAATGAGTAAAGAGCGTTATTTGAAATCTTTTGTTAGTTTTTCTGTAGGTACATGGGCTAATGCACTTTTGTCATTTATTACAACTCCAGTAGTTACCTTTCTTATCTCACCTAAGGAATTCGGAAAGGCAAGTATTTATACTTTAGTATACTCTATCTTACTAATTGTAGTCCGTTTGGGAACAGAGCAGTCTTATGTGCGGTTTTTCTACGAGTTTTCCGAAACCGATCGAAAGAAACTTTTATGGAATTGCATGTGGCCAGGGTTATGGTTGCTTGCTATGATTTCGATTGTGTTGATGTTTTTCTCACGCAACATTTCGAAACTGATTGTAGGTGAGTGCGATAGTAAGATAATTCTTCTTTTGATTTTTTCACTTTTCACGGGTCTTCTGCAAATTTATAACATGTACTCAATCAGGATGAAGCAGATGGGATGGCGGTATTCGTTTATACAAGTATTATTTAATCTTTTTAATTTTGCCGGTGTTCTTTCTTTTTCACTGATCTTCGCCAGGAATTTTTATTCTATTGTTGTTGGGCAAATTGTTGCCAATATTGGTGCGTTTGCAATAGGTGTCGCATTTGAAACGGATTATTGGAAACCTGTTAAGTGGCAAATGGATATTTTGAAAAAGGTTGTTTTGTATGGCATTCCGTTTGTACCAACCTCCTTGTTACTGTGGGTTTTTCAATCTATCGATCGATTAACCCTTCGAGCAATGACGTCTTTCGATGAAGTTGGTCTGTACACCGCGGCTTTCAAGGTTGTCAGCGCAATGAACTTGATCCAGGCTGGTTTTACAACTTTTTGGGTCCCGGTATCATACGAACAGTTTCAGAAAGATCCAGACGACAAGCATTTGTACAAGAAGATGAATGAAATCATTTCAGTCTTGATGTTTTTATTTGCAAGTGTTGTTGTACTTGGTAAGGATGTTATTTTCTTGATTGTTTCAAGAAATTATAGACCCTCGGCATACATTGCACCGTTTCTTGTTCTTGGGCCGGTTATGTATTCTATATCCGAAACAACGGTTTTGGGTATTAATTTTATGAAAAAGACCTACTGGCACTTTGTTATTTCTGTGTTTACAAGTACGACAAATGTGCTGGGAAACATTTTGCTTGTACCACTACTTGGTGCAAAAGGTGCGGCAATTTCAACGGGATTAAGTTATGTGTTGTTCTTTACTTTGAGGACAAAGATAAGCACAAAGTTGTATCCGGTGGATTATGAACTTGGAAAGATTTATGCATCAACGGTTTTGTTGGTATTTCAATGTTATTTTGCGACGATGAATAGGAATTTGTTGTTGAATGTGGTTGTTGGTTTGTTAACGGTTTGTGGTATAGGATTAGTTTATAGAAAAGTGTTGTTGAGAGAATCTAAGGAAGCGATTGTAATGTTGAAGAGGTTTGTTAACGAGAGACGAAGAGGCGTATGA